Proteins from one Arsenophonus apicola genomic window:
- the lpxB gene encoding lipid-A-disaccharide synthase has translation MQQRPLTIGLVAGETSGDILGAGLIRALKQQVPNARFVGIAGPLMQAEGCEAWYEMEELAVMGIVEVLGRLPRLLQIRVDLTRRFAKLQPDVFVGIDAPDFNITLERKLKQTGIKTIHYVSPSVWAWRQDRVFKIGEATDLVLALLPFEKRFYDRYNISCRFIGHTMADIIPLQPDKQAARAQLNITHDAKCLAILPGSRRTEVEMLSADFLQAAQILIKDFPQLQILVPLVNQQRRQQFEAIYREVSPTLPLNILDGQARLAMMAADVTLLASGTASLECMLVKCPMVVGYRMKPVTYWIAKRLVKIPFISLPNLLAGEELVKEFIQQDCQPEQLAASLKSLLNDEKKIEQLKQTFLQLHKSIRCHADQQAAEAVLELSKK, from the coding sequence ATGCAACAACGGCCTTTGACTATTGGTCTCGTTGCGGGTGAAACATCAGGCGACATACTTGGTGCGGGTCTTATTCGTGCGCTTAAACAGCAAGTCCCTAATGCGCGTTTTGTCGGCATTGCTGGCCCATTAATGCAAGCAGAGGGCTGTGAAGCCTGGTATGAAATGGAAGAACTTGCTGTTATGGGGATTGTTGAAGTTTTGGGAAGACTACCGCGTTTGTTACAAATTCGAGTTGACCTAACTAGACGTTTTGCTAAATTACAGCCTGATGTATTTGTTGGTATAGATGCGCCTGACTTTAATATTACGCTTGAGAGGAAATTAAAGCAAACAGGGATAAAAACCATTCATTATGTTAGTCCTTCTGTTTGGGCATGGAGACAAGATCGTGTTTTCAAGATAGGGGAGGCGACAGATCTGGTGCTGGCTTTGTTACCCTTTGAAAAAAGGTTTTATGATCGCTACAACATTTCCTGTCGTTTTATCGGCCATACCATGGCTGATATCATACCGTTACAGCCTGATAAACAGGCAGCCAGAGCACAACTCAATATAACCCATGATGCTAAATGTTTGGCTATCTTACCGGGTAGTCGGCGGACTGAAGTTGAAATGTTAAGTGCGGATTTTTTGCAAGCTGCCCAAATTTTGATAAAAGACTTTCCTCAATTGCAAATCTTAGTTCCTTTAGTTAATCAACAACGTCGGCAGCAATTTGAAGCGATTTATCGAGAGGTTTCACCAACCTTACCACTAAACATTTTAGATGGCCAAGCACGGCTAGCGATGATGGCAGCTGATGTCACTTTATTAGCTTCGGGGACCGCTTCATTAGAATGTATGTTAGTAAAATGTCCAATGGTAGTAGGATATCGAATGAAGCCAGTGACTTATTGGATAGCTAAACGGCTGGTTAAAATTCCTTTTATTTCATTGCCTAATTTATTAGCGGGCGAAGAGTTAGTTAAAGAATTTATTCAGCAGGATTGTCAACCTGAACAATTAGCCGCCTCACTTAAATCTCTACTAAATGACGAAAAAAAGATTGAGCAGCTAAAGCAGACTTTCCTGCAGCTACATAAAAGTATCCGTTGCCATGCTGATCAACAAGCGGCAGAAGCCGTCTTGGAGCTAAGTAAAAAATGA
- the fabZ gene encoding 3-hydroxyacyl-ACP dehydratase FabZ, with protein sequence MSDKHTLDIEEILGLLPHRYPFLLVDRVLDFKEGTFLRAVKNVSFNEPFFQGHFPGKPIFPGVLILEAMAQAAGILAFKSVGKLEPGELYYFAGIDEARFKHPVQPGDQMIFEVTFVKTKRGLTRFEGIAKVGDKVVCEATMMCARSQEA encoded by the coding sequence ATGAGTGATAAACATACTCTGGATATAGAAGAAATTTTAGGGTTGTTGCCCCACCGTTATCCTTTTTTGTTAGTTGATCGTGTATTGGATTTTAAAGAAGGTACATTTTTACGTGCAGTAAAAAATGTCTCTTTTAATGAACCTTTCTTTCAAGGTCATTTTCCTGGTAAACCAATATTCCCGGGTGTATTAATTCTTGAGGCCATGGCTCAGGCTGCAGGTATTTTAGCCTTCAAGAGTGTTGGGAAATTGGAACCTGGTGAACTTTATTATTTCGCAGGCATTGATGAAGCAAGATTTAAACATCCGGTACAACCTGGCGACCAGATGATTTTTGAGGTAACGTTTGTTAAAACGAAGCGTGGTTTGACACGTTTTGAAGGTATAGCAAAAGTGGGTGATAAAGTTGTATGTGAAGCGACAATGATGTGTGCTCGCAGTCAAGAAGCGTAA
- the dnaE gene encoding DNA polymerase III subunit alpha yields the protein MAEPRFIHLRVHSDYSIMDGLAKINPLVNRVAELGMPALAITDFTNFYGLIKFYGAAHAAGIKPIIGADFYLESELLGDEVAHLTILAKDNKGYHNLTLLISAAYQKGYGAIGPTIKREWLVTHKEGLLLLSGGCLGDVGKFLLRGNQQLVEQCLDFYQTHFPDNYYLELVRTGRPDEESYLHAAVQLAAEKGVPIVATNNVRFINSDDFAAHEIRVAIHDGFTLADPKRPKNYSPQQYLRSEQEMVELFAEIPEALENSVEIAKRCNVMLRLGEYFLPQFPTGDMATEDFLIKCAKAGLEERLQFLYPDEKERAERRVEYDERLDSELRVINQMGFPGYFLIVMEFIQWSKDNAIPVGPGRGSGAGSLVAYALKITDLDPLEFDLLFERFLNPERVSMPDFDVDFCMEKRDQVIEHVAQMYGREAVSQIITFGTMAAKAVIRDVGRVLGHPYGFVDRISKLVPPDPGMTLEKAFVVEPQLQEIYDADEEVRALIDMARKLEGVTRNAGKHAGGVVIAPTKITDFAPLYCDPEGQNPLTQFDKNDVEYAGLVKFDFLGLRTLTIISWALDMINQRRAKQNLAPIDITTIPLTDQKCFDLLQRAETTAVFQLESRGMKDLIKRLRPDCFEDMIALVALFRPGPLQSGMVDNFIDRKHGREAISYPDVEWQHESLQPVLEPTYGIILYQEQVMQIAQVLAGYTLGGADMLRRAMGKKKPEEMAQQRSIFEAGAVKNGIDGELGMKIFDLVEKFAGYGFNKSHSAAYALVSYQTLWLKTHYPAEFMAAVMTADMDNTEKVVGLVDECWRMGLKVLPPDINSGLYHFHVNDRGEIVYGIGAIKGVGEGPIEAIIESRQKGGYFKEIFDLCARVDTKKLNRRVMEKLIMSGAFDHLGPHRAALMSSLEDALKAADQHAKAEAIGQTDMFGVLAEAPEQVEQSYASVAKWPEHLILEGERETLGLYLTGHPITAYLSEIERYTSGLRLKDVNPTPRGQMLTVVGLALTAKVVTTKRGNRIGICTLDDRSGHLDIMLFSDALEKYQHLLEKDKILIATGQVSFDDFNGGNKMSVRELMDLSEAREKYARSIAISLTDKQIDDQLLNRLRSTLEPYRSGTIPVHLYYQKKDARAKLKLGVTWRVTPTDNLLTELRTLLGNQQVELEFD from the coding sequence ATGGCCGAACCACGTTTTATACATTTGCGCGTACATAGTGACTATTCCATTATGGATGGATTAGCAAAAATTAACCCACTCGTTAATCGAGTGGCAGAATTAGGCATGCCGGCACTGGCAATAACTGATTTTACTAATTTTTATGGTTTAATAAAATTCTATGGCGCTGCTCATGCCGCGGGTATTAAGCCGATTATTGGTGCAGATTTTTATCTGGAAAGTGAATTACTCGGTGATGAAGTTGCTCATTTAACCATCCTGGCTAAAGATAATAAAGGTTACCATAATCTGACATTACTTATTTCAGCCGCCTATCAAAAAGGTTATGGTGCGATTGGCCCAACAATCAAGCGAGAATGGCTGGTAACCCATAAAGAGGGGTTATTATTACTCTCTGGTGGTTGCCTGGGGGATGTGGGTAAATTTCTGTTACGCGGCAATCAGCAACTGGTTGAGCAATGCTTGGATTTTTATCAAACTCATTTCCCTGATAACTATTATCTGGAACTTGTCAGGACAGGACGGCCTGATGAAGAAAGCTATTTACATGCGGCAGTTCAATTGGCGGCTGAAAAAGGTGTGCCAATCGTTGCCACCAATAATGTCCGCTTTATTAATAGTGATGATTTTGCCGCACATGAAATCCGGGTAGCGATTCATGATGGTTTTACACTCGCTGATCCAAAAAGACCTAAAAATTATAGTCCTCAGCAATATCTACGCAGTGAACAGGAAATGGTTGAATTATTTGCCGAAATTCCTGAAGCACTTGAAAATAGTGTCGAAATTGCTAAGCGCTGTAATGTCATGTTGCGTTTAGGGGAATATTTTTTGCCGCAATTTCCCACTGGCGATATGGCAACGGAAGATTTCCTTATCAAATGTGCTAAAGCCGGGCTGGAAGAACGTTTGCAATTCCTTTATCCCGATGAAAAAGAGAGAGCGGAGCGACGGGTAGAATATGATGAACGTTTAGATAGCGAGTTACGCGTGATTAACCAGATGGGATTTCCCGGTTATTTTCTGATCGTAATGGAATTCATTCAATGGTCAAAAGATAACGCTATCCCGGTTGGCCCGGGGCGTGGTTCAGGTGCGGGTTCTTTAGTGGCTTATGCATTAAAAATTACCGACTTGGATCCGCTTGAATTTGATCTGCTATTTGAACGCTTTCTTAATCCTGAACGTGTATCCATGCCTGACTTTGATGTTGATTTTTGTATGGAGAAACGCGATCAGGTCATTGAACATGTTGCGCAAATGTATGGTCGTGAAGCTGTCTCACAAATTATTACTTTTGGTACCATGGCAGCAAAAGCAGTAATTCGTGATGTTGGTCGGGTTCTGGGTCATCCGTATGGATTTGTTGATCGTATCTCAAAATTAGTTCCACCTGATCCTGGTATGACCCTTGAAAAGGCATTTGTTGTCGAGCCACAACTGCAAGAAATTTATGATGCTGATGAAGAAGTTAGGGCATTGATAGATATGGCGCGTAAACTGGAAGGTGTGACGCGCAATGCAGGCAAGCATGCTGGTGGGGTGGTGATTGCACCAACCAAAATAACCGATTTTGCACCACTTTATTGTGATCCTGAAGGGCAAAATCCGCTTACTCAATTTGATAAAAATGATGTTGAATACGCCGGTCTAGTAAAATTTGATTTTTTGGGTCTTAGGACTTTGACAATCATTAGCTGGGCGTTAGATATGATTAATCAACGTCGAGCAAAACAAAATTTAGCGCCCATTGATATCACGACGATCCCACTCACTGATCAAAAATGTTTTGACCTGCTCCAACGGGCGGAGACGACAGCAGTATTCCAACTTGAATCTCGGGGTATGAAAGACTTGATCAAGCGATTACGTCCTGATTGCTTTGAAGATATGATAGCTTTAGTAGCACTTTTTCGTCCCGGCCCATTACAGTCAGGGATGGTAGATAATTTTATTGATCGTAAGCATGGACGGGAAGCTATCTCCTATCCTGATGTTGAATGGCAGCATGAATCATTACAACCGGTTTTAGAACCTACCTACGGTATCATTCTTTATCAAGAACAAGTTATGCAGATTGCGCAGGTGCTTGCTGGCTATACGCTAGGTGGAGCAGATATGCTCCGGCGGGCAATGGGTAAGAAAAAGCCTGAAGAAATGGCACAACAGCGCTCAATTTTTGAAGCGGGAGCGGTTAAAAATGGTATAGACGGTGAGTTAGGCATGAAAATCTTTGATCTGGTGGAAAAATTTGCCGGTTACGGATTTAATAAATCACATTCTGCTGCTTATGCGTTAGTTTCTTACCAGACCCTGTGGTTAAAAACCCATTATCCGGCTGAATTTATGGCCGCAGTGATGACAGCGGATATGGATAATACCGAGAAAGTGGTTGGTTTAGTTGATGAGTGTTGGCGTATGGGCTTGAAAGTACTGCCACCCGATATCAACAGTGGATTATACCATTTTCATGTCAATGACAGAGGTGAAATTGTTTATGGTATTGGTGCAATTAAAGGTGTTGGTGAAGGCCCAATAGAAGCCATCATTGAATCTCGACAAAAAGGCGGTTATTTTAAAGAAATTTTTGATCTTTGTGCGCGGGTCGATACTAAAAAGTTAAATCGTCGAGTGATGGAAAAATTGATCATGTCCGGTGCTTTTGATCATTTAGGCCCGCACCGTGCCGCCTTAATGTCTTCATTAGAAGATGCCTTAAAAGCGGCAGATCAACATGCGAAAGCAGAAGCTATTGGGCAAACTGATATGTTTGGTGTATTAGCTGAAGCGCCCGAGCAGGTTGAACAATCTTATGCCAGTGTAGCTAAATGGCCTGAACATCTAATATTAGAAGGTGAACGGGAAACTTTAGGTCTTTATTTAACTGGCCATCCTATTACCGCTTATTTGTCTGAGATTGAACGTTATACTAGTGGATTGAGATTAAAGGATGTTAATCCAACGCCGCGGGGGCAAATGTTAACGGTGGTTGGCTTAGCGCTGACAGCTAAAGTGGTAACAACTAAACGTGGCAATAGAATAGGCATATGTACTTTAGATGATCGCTCTGGGCACTTGGATATCATGTTATTTTCTGATGCATTAGAAAAGTATCAGCATTTACTAGAGAAAGATAAAATATTAATTGCCACAGGTCAGGTCAGCTTTGATGATTTCAATGGTGGTAATAAAATGTCTGTTCGTGAGTTGATGGATCTTAGTGAAGCTCGTGAAAAATATGCCCGGAGCATTGCTATTTCATTGACAGATAAACAAATTGATGACCAATTATTAAACCGTCTTCGTAGCACGTTGGAACCTTATCGTTCAGGAACAATACCGGTTCATCTTTATTATCAGAAGAAAGACGCGCGCGCTAAATTAAAATTAGGCGTCACTTGGCGGGTTACTCCGACAGATAATCTTCTAACTGAGCTGCGAACTCTGCTAGGTAATCAGCAGGTAGAATTAGAATTTGACTAA
- the lpxA gene encoding acyl-ACP--UDP-N-acetylglucosamine O-acyltransferase yields the protein MINKTAIIHPSSIIEEGAIIGANVRIGPFCYIGSQVEIGTDTTLKSHVVIDGNTKIGCNNQIFQFVTIGEINQDLKYQGEPTRVEIGDRNRIRESCTIHRGTLQGGGLTKIGNDNLLMVNTHIAHDCLLGNYCIIANNGTLGGHVKLDDYAIIGGMSAVHQFCQIGAHVMVGGCSGVAQDVPPYVIAQGNHATPYGVNIEGLKRRGFDKESLHAIRNAYKILYRCGKTLDEARQELVALGKENQQVKILSDFLENSAQSNRGIIR from the coding sequence ATGATTAATAAAACAGCGATTATTCATCCCTCTTCTATTATTGAAGAGGGCGCGATTATCGGTGCGAATGTCCGTATAGGCCCGTTTTGCTATATTGGTTCTCAGGTTGAAATTGGGACAGATACCACCTTGAAATCTCATGTGGTTATCGATGGCAATACCAAAATTGGTTGTAATAACCAAATATTTCAGTTTGTCACTATAGGTGAAATTAATCAGGATCTAAAATACCAAGGAGAGCCAACGCGCGTTGAGATTGGTGATCGCAATCGCATTAGGGAAAGTTGCACTATTCACCGTGGTACCCTACAAGGCGGCGGTTTAACCAAAATAGGTAATGATAATCTATTAATGGTCAATACTCATATCGCCCATGATTGTTTGTTGGGCAATTATTGTATAATCGCTAATAACGGCACACTTGGTGGACATGTTAAACTGGATGATTATGCCATTATTGGTGGCATGAGTGCGGTGCATCAATTTTGTCAAATTGGTGCTCATGTTATGGTTGGTGGCTGTTCCGGTGTTGCTCAAGATGTTCCGCCTTATGTCATTGCGCAAGGTAATCATGCAACTCCTTATGGTGTGAATATTGAAGGTTTAAAACGTCGTGGTTTTGATAAAGAATCACTACATGCGATTAGGAACGCGTATAAGATCCTTTACCGGTGTGGTAAAACGCTAGATGAGGCCAGACAAGAGTTGGTCGCACTAGGCAAAGAAAATCAACAGGTAAAAATACTGAGTGATTTTTTAGAAAATTCAGCTCAATCTAACCGCGGTATTATTCGTTAA
- the rnhB gene encoding ribonuclease HII: MNNFVYPKAKFIAGVDEVGRGPLVGAVVTAAVILDPKQPIIGLADSKKLTEKRRNALYIEIKDKALCWSIGRAEPEEIDKINILQATFLAMRRAAAGLTTIPDIVLVDGNKSPGFPVPSQAIIKGDSLVQEISAASILAKVTRDREMRELDILYPEYGFAQHKGYPTAFHLEKLALHGATQFHRKSFAPVRRVLNFKEYS, translated from the coding sequence ATGAATAATTTTGTTTACCCTAAAGCTAAGTTTATTGCTGGTGTTGATGAGGTTGGTCGAGGGCCTTTAGTCGGGGCGGTGGTGACAGCGGCCGTGATTTTAGATCCCAAACAGCCAATAATAGGATTGGCGGATTCAAAAAAATTAACGGAAAAGCGGCGTAATGCACTCTATATTGAGATTAAAGACAAGGCATTATGTTGGAGTATTGGGCGTGCAGAGCCTGAAGAAATAGATAAAATCAATATATTACAGGCTACTTTTTTAGCCATGCGCAGGGCAGCGGCGGGACTTACCACTATACCAGATATTGTTTTGGTAGATGGCAATAAGAGCCCAGGTTTTCCTGTACCTTCTCAGGCAATTATAAAAGGTGATAGTTTAGTGCAGGAAATCAGTGCCGCGTCAATATTAGCAAAAGTGACCCGAGATAGGGAAATGCGAGAGTTAGATATTCTTTATCCAGAGTATGGTTTTGCTCAACATAAAGGTTACCCAACGGCATTTCATTTAGAAAAACTGGCTCTGCATGGTGCAACACAGTTCCATCGTAAAAGTTTTGCTCCTGTTCGCCGAGTACTGAATTTCAAAGAGTATAGCTAA